A window from Sphingopyxis alaskensis RB2256 encodes these proteins:
- a CDS encoding DUF4230 domain-containing protein: MNRGLFRVAVVAVLALALFFGWRAWSDWQRGYDPQTVVAASLEGLKEQNVLVPFTARYVAVVTSTQSRLGLSAKKTLIMPGTVRYELDLGRLKQSDLDWDGATNALTVTLPPLRLAGPEIDIDAISEFRDGEILLTLTDAEASLDAANRKAAQEELIRQARGATPMRLAEGAARAAIEQSFAMPLKAVGIDATVTARFE; the protein is encoded by the coding sequence ATGAACCGGGGATTGTTCCGCGTCGCGGTCGTCGCGGTGCTCGCGCTCGCACTCTTCTTCGGTTGGCGCGCGTGGAGCGACTGGCAGCGCGGCTATGATCCCCAGACCGTCGTTGCCGCGAGCCTTGAGGGGCTGAAGGAGCAGAATGTTCTGGTCCCCTTCACCGCGCGTTACGTCGCGGTGGTGACCTCGACGCAGAGTCGGCTGGGGCTGAGCGCCAAAAAGACGCTGATCATGCCGGGGACGGTGCGTTACGAACTCGATCTTGGCCGTCTGAAACAGTCGGATCTCGATTGGGACGGCGCGACCAATGCGCTGACGGTCACGCTGCCGCCGCTGCGGCTCGCGGGCCCCGAAATCGACATCGACGCGATCAGCGAGTTTCGCGACGGCGAAATCCTGCTGACCCTGACCGATGCCGAAGCGTCGCTCGACGCGGCGAATCGCAAGGCGGCGCAAGAGGAACTCATCAGGCAGGCGCGCGGCGCGACGCCGATGCGCCTCGCCGAAGGCGCTGCACGCGCCGCGATCGAGCAAAGCTTTGCGATGCCGTTGAAGGCCGTCGGCATCGACGCCACGGTGACTGCGCGTTTCGAGTA